The genomic stretch GAGGACAAACCAAACTCAATAAAACTTAGGTTAAGACTAGATTTTGATGAATGCCATAtcataattaattaattaatattaattaatttcCACGAAATCAATTAATACATAACTAATTTCTactattaaaattaattaattcataaTTAATTAAATTCCACCAATTCGGTTTTTCAAAAATTAATTCATTTAGTCTGAACCGAATCGGATTGGGCCGAGCCGACCGAACGGACGGATGGCGCGCGTGCGTGTCTAGATGGTTTGGTGATGTGTTCTCACTCCTTTAAAAAATTGGATACCCCCTTGGGGCCCAACCCATTTGGCCAAGTTGAAATATATATATCTCATGTCAaaattggaatatatatatatatatatatatatatatatatatatatatatatatatatatatatatatatatatatatatatatatatatatatatatatatatatatatatatatatatatatatatatatatatatatatatacccCTTTGAATATATATTTCATGTCAAAATTGGATAGCAAGGATCAAGCTTGCTTCTCCGAGATCTTTCATGTCAAAGTGGTTGCACAATAATTATTTCACATCATTAATGGTATGGATGTTTGATCCAAATATGAGTAGATCGTCAACATAGAGACATATGATTGCGCAAATACGATTCTCAGATTTGTAATAAACGCATTTGTCACTTTCATTCACTTTGTACCTATTTGATATCATTAAGTTATCAAACTTTTCATGTCATTGCTTTGGAGCTTGTTTTACTCCATATAGTGACTTGTCTAGCTTATAGACCTTGTTTTCTTGTCCATAGATCACAAACTCTTCTGGTTGTTCCATATAGATTTCTTCTTCTAAGTCACCATTTAAAAAGGTtattttaacatccatttggagtACTATTAAGTTATAAATAACAACTGTTGAAATAAGTACTCTAATGGATGTAATTCCAGTAACTGGAGAAAAGGTGTCGAAGAAATCTATAGTTTCTCTTTGTCTAAAACCCTTGGCTACAAGGCGAGCCTTGTATTTATCAATAGTTTCATCgggttttaatttctttttcaaAACTCATTTACAAACGATTATTTGCAAGCAGGGGGTAAGTCTACTAAGTGCCAGGTCTTATTAGTTTCTAGAGATTCTATCTTTTCATTAATAGTCTCTTGCCATAAATCTGCATCCGGAGATGACAAGGCTTCTTGAAGATTTATTGGATCTTCTTCTACATTATAAGCCGCATAATCGGGCCCATAGTCTTTAGCAACTCTTTCTCTTTTACTTCATCGAAGTTCTATTTCTATATTGCCATTGCTTTCTGTGCTTCTAATCACGGGAATATGACTCGATTGAGTGCCCCCACTATTTCTCGATTTGAAAGGAAATTTGTCTTCATAGAATTCAACATCATTTGATTCTACGATTACTTTTTCATTTAGGTCATAAAACCTATACGCCTTACTGTTTGCTACATACTTAATGAATACACATTCATATGCTCTACTAGCGAGTTTAACTCGTTTTGAATTCAGAATTTTGACATAAGTCAAACAACCCCAAGTTCTCAAATAAGACAAGTTTGGTTGTCTTTTCTTTAATATCTCATAAGGAGAAATATTACTTTTTGATTTGAGAAATTTATTCAGGACATAGCAAACAATTAATAAAATTCCCCCCACCAGAATTCATCATAATTGCAACAACAAGTTCAGTAAGAGTTCTATTCTTTCTTTCTGCTTTATCATTCATTTTAGGAGAATATGGAGCAGTCGTTTCATGTATAATTGCATGTTTACTATAAAAATCATTAAATAAACCAAAATCATATCCAATTCCCATATCACTACAAAGTCTCTTAATCTTCTTACTAAGTTGATTCTCAATTTCACTTACATACATCTTAAACATGTCAAACACTTCACTTTTATTCTTCATTAAGTACACATAAATATAATCAGAACAATCATCACTAAAGGTGATAAAATAATATTTACTATTTCTAGTTAAAGTTCCATCTAATTCACATATATCATAGTGTATAAGATCTAGGGGATCAAATTCTTTAATAATTGAATTATGTGAAATGTTAGTTATTTTAGCTTGACACATTTATTTGAATCATTGACATTTAATTTATGGATTAGGCCTAAGTTGCTTGCATTAGAAATAATTCGCTTACTAACATGACAAAGTCTAGCATGCCAAATATTAAAATCACACAAAGAGTAAACAGGAGGAGGAGAAAATTTATTCAATTCAACATTCAACTTAAACATGCTATCAGTGGCGTACCCTTTTCCAACAAAAATATCATTCTTAATGATGGTGTACAAATATGTCCCAATAGACTGACTAAACCTTGTCTTATTTAAAAGAGAATCAAAAACAAGATTCTTCCTAATTTCAGGAACATGCATGACGTCCTTCAAGATCAAAGTCTTTCCTGAGGTGAAGTTCAGCTCAACATCTCCAATTCCACCAATATTAGTGGTGTGAGCATCTCCCAATAACATTTCCTTATCTTCAGCATTCGTATATGTCTTGAACATATCACGATCATAACATACAGGACGTGAGGTACCAGTGTCTATCGACCAACCATCACTTCCACCGACCATGTTGATTTCGGTGATCATAACAATGAATTGCTCATCAACCAGGTTAACTTGTGCATTAGAGCTAACATGTTTAGGCTCGCTCTTATATTTCTTAGCCATATGACCCGgtttaccacaattaaaacaatTGAAGACCAAAGCGTCATTTCTCcgaggtggtggttgttgtttAGCAATCAGAGCATATGGGGCCCTTGAGGGATTCCCATTCTTAACTAGATTCACAATATTGTGGTTCTGATTCTCTAATGGTTTGCATGTAGGCTTAAGAACCGCACTGAATCTCTTTTTGTTATTAGAAACAACTAAGACTTCATATTTATGATCTTGTCTCCTAGCTTCCTCTTCAATTCAGAGGCGTGTGATCAGACTCTCGATTGAAAACTCTTTTGTTTTGTGTCGGAGCAAATTTTTGAAATCTTTCCAACCAAGGGGCAGTTTGTCAATTATAACAGCAATTTGAAATTGTTCATCGAGGGGAATACCTTCAGTTATGATTTTATGAGcaattttttgaattttttggCTTTGAGTTTCCACAGACCTTTCATCCACCATCTTATAGTTCAAGTAGCGGCTGACAGCATATTTCTTTGCACCTGCTTCTTTAGTATCATATTTCTTCTGCAGAGCTTCCCATACATGTTTAGCAGTCTTACAATTACTGTAGTAATCGTACAGATCGTCAACAAGGTTGTTCAAAATTTGATTTTTGTAGAGATAATCACACTTATGCCATAAGGCGATTTCTTTCCTGAGCTGTAAATTACTCGCAGATTCACCAGTTTTAGCAATTCCATTTGAATCTACAGAGTTCTTACCATTAATTTGTTCGAGTGAGCCAGAAGGAGCAACAGGGACATCCTCAGTCAGAACATGGTCAACCTTCTCTAAAGTTAAGAAATTTTTCATATTAGCTTGCCAACGTTTGAAGTGAGAACCCTCAAACTTGAATGGTTTGTTAGAGACAGTAACGACCATAGTAGTATCGATAATTTCCTCAATAGCCATGACAGTTAAAGCAACGTCCTAAAAATATTGTTTTAGGTTTTGAAAATTTTGCCGCAAAGAAAATTATTAAGACGAGTCGCGTACTAAGTCGCTTTCTTTAAGACGTTTTGTTGTATTTCCAATAACTATGCAATGCAATCGAGTTTCGACGATATCTCCAGGATAAAATAGTCCGTTCAAAGTAACGATTATCACTTGCACTGTAATGAATCGTTGGAAGAAATATACCTTCAGATGATGTTGAAACCACTCGCAGTATCTGGAAATAATCAAGTCGTAGATGGCGTAAAAAGCCACTCGAAAAAAAATCAGAAAAGGAAAAATATACGAGATGAAGAGAATGAGAGGGAGAAGAGAGATTCTGAAATGTTTAGGAATCTGGAGTGAGTTCAAATGAAATTCATGAGctctatttataggaaaatgACTCAACTGATTGGAGCGAAAAACGTGGGAGGGAGTTGAAAACGTCAGGCCCATTATTGGCCGTTTTAACTTTGTCAGCAAGTTAGTCTTTGATCCAATCTTAGAGGgtaaaccaaactcaatcaaaacTTAGGTTAAGACTAGGTTTTGATGAGTGACACAtcataattaattaattaattaattaatattaattaatttcCACAAAATCAATTAATACATAATTAATTTCTactattaaaattaattaattcgTAATTAATTAAATTCCACCAATTCGGGTTCCAAAAAATTAATTCATCTAAACCGAACCGAACCGGGTCCGGCCGACTCGAGTCGGCCGTCTAGACAGACAGCGGCGACAGGGGGAGCGTGTGTGTCTAGATTAGGGGTGTTCGCGGCGCGGTTTTGGCGGTTTTGACGCTAAAAATCATCTGAATCGTAAGAGAAAAAAGCACGCGGTTTGGGTGGTTTTGATGCTAAAAATCATCTGAACCGTAAGAGAAAAAAGCACGCGGTTTGAtttggttcggttgacttttaAAAACCAAACCAAACTAATGCGGTTTTAATTGATTCGgttttttacaatatttttattgattcatacatacacctatatagaacaacataactttgtgtttagtcattaATACATTATCAAATAACAACAAAACTCATTATATTTATACaaaaatatctcattcaatatacaaaaacAACATTagaaaaaaatagaataaaaaacataaaatagtagcataaaataatatcaaaaatattataataaaaaagaaaaagcGGAGGAGACGAGAGATtagagaaaataaaaaagaaagagCATAAGAGACGCGATATTAGAGAAGAAATATGCGATAAAAAAGGTAATTGGAATAGAAAATAATAGCATAAAACCGAGAAgatgaaaaataaagaacataAGAAAGGATAAGTGTGAGTAAGAGAAtaagatgagaagaatgtgtgatactactatgagagatttGAGAAGGTTGAAACTAAAAGCGTAAGTGTGAGTAAGAGAATATTTGTAAGGTTAAGGGATAATAGGTTTGGGTTTTGtgttggatgtgggataagtaaaatttgggttgtaacataatgcagtttggtttggtttagtttgTTTTGTTTGTTAAAAAGTGCCCGCAATGCATCCGAACTAAATGCAATTTTTTGCGGTTTCAATTTGGTTTGCGGTTatctattgggttggtttggttttgaacacccctaatCTAGATGGTTTGGTGGTGTGTCCCGACTCCTTTACAAAATTGAGTACCCTTCGAGTCCAACCCATTTGACcaagttggaatatatatatatatatatatatatatatatacattaCTAATATTTGTGTTCCCTCTTATATGGGGACTAAATGAATCATTTCAAATTCACTTCTATATTAATTCTTACTTATGCTCACTTATTGTCCATTTAATGTCAATAAATCATTTCAATTCCCACCTCAAGTTGTAATTCCCTCCGTTTCTTTTTAAATGTATTTTTTTGACTTTTTTACGCATAACAAGACAACTcatcattattgttacttttcaaacaataattctcattttacctataatacccttaatcatttattatatttattttactttttctctctctaaTAATTATCTAGGGTTAATTTTGACAAAAGTATATTTAATACTACTTAaactttgcaagtgacaattaaaaacaaacaaatttttttcaCGAAAGTGATCCTTACTTTTAATTTTATATTACATAGTTAAAGCTCTGATGTTTCTATTATACAAAGCATACCATGATGTAATCAGTATCAATATAAAGTAAACTATTATCTTGAATAACGGTCCACAAGTGCTTTAGCTTTATCTGGTGCAAAGAACCTAGCCTGAACAAGACAAATCAACAAGTTTCCATAACCATCAATCACATTTATAAGCAGAAATATACACCAGTTATAGAGTATATATTATTAGTTATTTTAACATTTTGCTTTTTACTCGGTCGGCCGCGCTAGTTCAATTCATAAACTTACTTGTATGAACATCCTCTCTGCATCTCCAATGTTTTTGCTTTCTTTTAAGATGATTCCCTGCAAAAGTTAAATATTAGTATCATATCTTTGAGTATTTAGAAAGTGCTACCGTGATGTTTTAGAGTCCGGATCCCCCCATTTTGAGTCCGTCTCTATGTTTTATACTACTAGATCAGTGTTTTTGAAAATCTTTTAGCCTCAATTTTGTGAAATTACTATTAGTGTTACTTTACAATCCATGGCCACACTGAAAGGAAGGAATTGAATTGTACACCAACCACAAAATGGAATGAGAACACCATGGTTAGTGATTAAATCAGAGAAAATACAGGCCTTAGCTAAGTATCCACGGAAGTCATCAGGATGAGTAGATATGAGTTGATTGTAAACAGCTATAGCATCACCAACATGGCCCCAGTCTGAATAGGCTTTCCCTAGAAGTAATTCAACCTGAGTATTGCAGTAAAATagaaagaaaaataattaaaagaaGAAACGTGAAATATATAAGACAAATTTCTATGTAAGGAAGAACTAAGAAAGTTGTGTATATACATTGAGAATGCTACATCAGATGAAAGCTAGCTAAACTTTTTCTGATTGTTATAGGCACACTCCATTTCttatttttagtgatttttttACAGGATTATTTTCAGTGATGTTGAGCTTGTTATAGTTCTGGCAGGCTATTATATTGTCGCACCTATCAAACATTTCAGAGTGCTATACCAAGACCTTACAAAAGAGAAGAATATCCATTTTCTAGATAGTGAAAATTTACTTGAACTGGATCCAGCTTCTGTGAGTCTGTTGGGCTGCTATCAGCTTTGTTGCTCAAGTCTTTTGAGCTCAGGCGGTCGCGACAAGCCAAAAGTAATTGAACAGCCTGTAGAAagaattgaaaaataaaatagTTAATTAAACATCACTAGAATCGCAGGGTGAACAAAAGAAAAAACCCTATATTTATGTAAAATATGAACATTGAGAACCAGAATGGCCATATTGTGAAATCGGAGGACTCTATACTAAAGACCAAGATAAGACACAAATTACAAATTTATCTGTGCAACACATTCGTTTGAAGAAACGATTATCAAGACGACAAACCTCATCTGGCTTCTTAGCAGCAAGTAATGAATTGGTAAGGCCACGCAGAACTTCAAAATTGACATCTTCAGATACCTGTCAAAGATCATCCAGATATACATGGATAACATTAGATGAAACTACTAAACCTGAACTAATTCATCACTAAGATTTTGTAATATAGGCTCTCGTGCCTTAAAATTTTAAACTCTAGCTCACATGGATGTACTCATTTACAAAATACTAAATAGATTTTGTCAGGATCCTACTTTTCCAAGCTAAATTGCAGAGTGAACAGAAAAAAACTTAGTTTTGACAGTCATTTAAAACATCCACCCATAAAAAGTGTTTGAAATCTTTCAAAAGACTGACCTTTGCCGAACTTTTATATGCAGCAACACTCCCATCATAATCTTTAAGTTCATACTTAACTTCTCCAAGCAAACGAAAAGCATCAGCATCATTTGGTTTTTCCTTGAAACACCCAAAAAATCAGTTCAACGATTATTCTATGATTAAGCAGCATGACTTGTGGAAAATGTATTTGAAAGAGACGATTTTAGTTGGAATTGCTTGAGGAAATCCTTAGAAGATTATATGTATAATGTGATTACATTAGAATCTCTAATTACCGGAACCTAAATAATTTCCCTAAATGGAGATACTTTTCAACACATAATAGGCAACTTCGAAAAAATATCCATGGTCAAAATAATACTAACCTTCGTCAAATCATCGAGTAGAGAAGCAGCTTTTGAATATTCCCCTAGTTCTGCCAATGTTACTGCAGCACCCTGAAAACCCTTTTAAATGTATCTAGAGACACAAAAATTAGCAGAACATAACTATCACCCACTACTTACTTCGATAGCTGCTGGATCTCTTGGGGAGTTACTTAATGTCGCTTCAAATTCCTTAAGCCTACTCTGCCAGATTTCACGAAAGATATATATTATAAATGCTTAAAACCATATTGTAATACTTTCTCAAAATGATAGGGATGAACAAAGCAACATGCCATTGATATGGAAACAGCTTGCATCTAACAACAATATTTTGGAGGCAAAAATTACAAATGATGATTCTTGCATATATTTCCATTAAAGTGATTGAGAACAAAAATGTTCATATATAATCGCTAGTTAATTTTCTATAAGGAGAAATCAAAAGATAAGGGACAAAGGATTAAAACAAGTTATCAAACCTCTTCTCAATGTGTGTGTCTAAAGCAGAAAATTCCTGCAGACTATTTTATACTATCCCCTTTCCTTCCTACATATTACATCTTCATATTTTAGAAGTGTATCTATGCACGTTAAAAGCTTTACATAAATATCTCTGGTACGATAATTGCCCTTCTATCATATCCAAGGTATCTATTAATAATGATTAAAACAAAATTTAGAACACATAACAAATAACTACCTACCAGACATCCCATCTTACCACCAGTCCATGAAAAGACCAATCATAATTCAGATAACATTTATTTCATAAGGAAAATATAGGAGAATACTTAGGAAGAACATTAGTGCCTGACAGAGATAAAGAAAAAATCAGGGGGAAATCATACCTGAAGAGCAGCTTTATCCTTCTCTGACAACTTATCATTGACCACAGCAGTGTCTTCGTTGGGACTAATACAGAAAAGATATCCCAATTTCAACGATACACAAAATTAAAGAGCAATTAAATGAGCACGGTGAGGAAAAGCATTCATAATTATCAGCTGCATATAGCATAACATCATTTAAAATTCAAAAGATTGACGTGCATATATACATACATGCAATCATAGACACACACATAATCAGTCTGATTTCCTGTGTCTGTCTGTAGTTGCAAGCTAACTGTCCTTATGAACGGGTTAGAGTATGACAATGCAGTGACACCCTTTTCTAAATGACTTGTTACTTTAAAACAGCAAGAGAGGCCGTTGAAACAACATAATATGAGAAACAAAGCAATTCAAATTCCAACCAACAGAAAAAGAAACTTGACTTGATTAATAATATAAACAATGCTTTTTTTTCAATTCTAAAGTTCTTTTAACACACTTGAGAATTCAAATTCCAACCAACAGAAAAAGAAACTTGACTTGATTAATAATATAAACAATGCTTTTTTTTCAATTCTAAAGTTCTTTTAACACACTTGAGAAGTCGACTAATTCAAAACAACTTTTGACATTTAACTTTGGTaatccttttgtttcaataagTAGTTCAGAAGTAGTCAGTTTGAGCACGATTTAGGTACTATGGGGTGCCTAGGTTCCACATTGAGTAATATGGGATGCTTGATGTAGTTTTTAAGTAGCTTTGTTCTCCCCCTTGATAGCTAACTTTTGTTTGGATTGATGGAATCGGATGGAGCATAGCGGTATGGGATGGAATGAAGTGATCTTCCATTGTTTGGATCATTTAAAATTGGATGGAGCGGAATGAAGTGGTATGGATTTCACTTCATTCCATCACTAACCACTATATTTATTCCCCTCCGTGGAATGGAGTGGCATGTATTCCACTCCATTCCATCACTTCCCATTATATTTCTTCCCTTCCGATTTAGGCGGAATGAAGAACTTGTCTTGTACCGTCCTAAAATTTCCAAATGATGAAATGAAAGAAATCCTCATTCCACTCCATCCTTTTTACTCCGCTCCGTTCATTTTATAATATCCAAACATAGGCTTAAGGATACTAATCAATTGGTATAAATACCTGTTGTAGGAATGTAAAAGACTACCTATAGTAAGTTTTGAATTAGGGTATCAATGCTTTTTTATATTAGTAATGAAAAAATTCTTTCAATTCTAAAGTTCTTTATCACGCTTGCAAAGTCGATTAAATTCAAAAATATCTTTTAACTTTAGAAATGCTTTTGTATCAAAGAGTAGTTCATAAGTCAGTTTGATCGCGACTTAGGTACTATGGGGTGCCTAAGTTCCACACATTGAGTAATAAGGGATCCTCGATGGAGTATTTTAATAGCTTTGTTGCCTAACTTTCAACTACATTTCTGGCATACTGACTAATTCTAAATGAGTATGCATACCTTCCAGATGGAAGAAAATCTCCTAAAGCAAAAACCAGACCAAAGACAGCAACAGCTACACCTATTCCAACCTGTATCATGATAGTTATATATCTACACAGTTCTTATACATAGATAACTCTTTCATGTGATAGAAAAGAACCCTTGTACCTTGGTACCAAAACCAATTGTCTTGTTGTCTGAAGAAATAGGTGTGTCATAATCAATAGCTCCAAATTCTTTTTTCTCTTCTGCCTTCTTTTTCTCTAGTGCTGACCTGAGTAGCATACAAAAACAACAATTCATTGCCAATTAAATTTGCAGTAAAAATATTAGTACAAAACAAACATGTACTAGTACCTTCTAACTGCTTTTAGGCGTTCTTCAAAATCAATGTCCGAAGAAATGCTTCTGGATTTGCCATCAACTTTTGAAGTTAAACGCGGTGCCTCTACAAagaaaaaatgaagaaaattGGAATTTGTAGGTTTGTAATTGATGCCAAGAGTTGATTGAATTTGACTTACGAGATTGTTTAGTTGATGATTCCCTTGGGTTTCGCCGCGATTGCGAACCCTTTTTGTTAGGTTTGTTGGTCTTATCTCCGAAGCCACCGCCAGCAACAGAACGGTTATTTGGATTTGAATTGGAGCAATTAATCATTCGAAACGGAGAGAAagcattgttgttgttgttgcttcTTCTGATTGACATTGCATGATTAATGGTTGAAGTCGTCGACATCATTGACATGTTGAATGAGGGACTGAATATGAGTATCAACTTCGTCTTCTTCAACACACCAATTTATGAACGATAAGGTTTCCCTCTGTAATAATAGCTCTAATACAAATCACTAATTAACGCTCTTAACCACTCGTTTCAATATTTTCAAATTCTTCTATTTTATCAAATTCACATTTCTTGCAAATTTAGTTGAACCTTATGTATTTTTTTCTTCTCGAGAAATGAATTTTTTATGCTTAAAATTGTGATTTTTGCCTCaaaatttttgtatttttatttacAATCAAAATTGAGAAAATAAATTACGTTTTTTTTTGCCCCAAACTCACTATGTTTTGGGCTTATGATTGATTCTATTTTCAGCCcattttgaattttgttttttGTCTTGGGGATTGATTTTTCCACCCTCTGTGTTGTTTATTCACTCACAATGGTGAAACTTCCATAATGACTCTAAAATTCATTTCTTCTCTTATGTTTATTATGTTTTCATCGAAATCAAATCCCTCTTTTTTTTCCCAAATCATGGATGGgtgaaagaaagaaaaaaactATTAAGCAAAGAAGAATGGGTGTGAATAAATGAAGAAAATAAGGTGAAAAAATGAAGTGATGTGATTGTAGGAGAGATAGACGTTGATGGCGAAGAAGAAGGAAAAACATT from Lathyrus oleraceus cultivar Zhongwan6 chromosome 7, CAAS_Psat_ZW6_1.0, whole genome shotgun sequence encodes the following:
- the LOC127107165 gene encoding uncharacterized protein LOC127107165, which translates into the protein MSMMSTTSTINHAMSIRRSNNNNNAFSPFRMINCSNSNPNNRSVAGGGFGDKTNKPNKKGSQSRRNPRESSTKQSQAPRLTSKVDGKSRSISSDIDFEERLKAVRRSALEKKKAEEKKEFGAIDYDTPISSDNKTIGFGTKVGIGVAVAVFGLVFALGDFLPSGSPNEDTAVVNDKLSEKDKAALQSRLKEFEATLSNSPRDPAAIEGAAVTLAELGEYSKAASLLDDLTKEKPNDADAFRLLGEVKYELKDYDGSVAAYKSSAKVSEDVNFEVLRGLTNSLLAAKKPDEAVQLLLACRDRLSSKDLSNKADSSPTDSQKLDPVQVELLLGKAYSDWGHVGDAIAVYNQLISTHPDDFRGYLAKGIILKESKNIGDAERMFIQARFFAPDKAKALVDRYSR